A DNA window from Pontiella agarivorans contains the following coding sequences:
- a CDS encoding sigma-70 family RNA polymerase sigma factor → MLNFDHLVREHHAGLRAFIRALGVDEAWVDDMAQEVFIVAFRKQAEFRKTEDFGKWLRGIARRQVMGERTKTARRHRIMHEGITDVLLSLGIEKHEPEPNRERVVNTMKNCVGKLGEPQRELLRCRYEEGRQCKELAAEFSSSAAAIRKQLQRIRTAVRKCMKQAVGDPA, encoded by the coding sequence ATGCTGAATTTTGATCATCTCGTCCGCGAGCACCATGCCGGGCTCCGGGCCTTTATCCGTGCACTGGGCGTAGATGAAGCCTGGGTGGATGATATGGCGCAGGAGGTGTTTATTGTGGCCTTCAGGAAACAGGCTGAATTCCGGAAGACAGAGGATTTCGGGAAATGGCTGCGCGGCATTGCCCGGCGGCAGGTGATGGGTGAGCGGACGAAAACCGCCCGGCGACACCGTATTATGCATGAGGGTATCACCGATGTGCTGCTGAGCCTCGGCATTGAAAAACATGAACCCGAACCGAATCGCGAACGCGTGGTTAACACCATGAAAAACTGTGTCGGGAAACTGGGCGAACCCCAACGTGAGTTGCTACGCTGCCGATACGAAGAGGGGCGGCAGTGCAAAGAACTGGCTGCTGAATTTTCCTCCTCGGCAGCGGCCATACGCAAACAGCTGCAACGCATCCGAACGGCCGTTCGAAAATGTATGAAACAAGCTGTCGGAGATCCCGCATGA
- a CDS encoding YibE/F family protein: MKFKNPSTQKDLIIILFFTLLCLILTQIKTGFEYNGKTEREIYRHRGVVLATDNADIEVFGVVHTGFQHLEVRLLGGPHNGQIIEVQNQLFGVLERDEVYADGDELLVQYFLNPDQTPGLGTARGHYRIHLEITLISLFALALIAVAGLTGFKAILSFAFATLMIWKIMLPMFLKGFDPIWVALGVVAGLTASISFLVGGLTRKGFVTFAGAFLGLALTAGLAVVFGRLFHIHGAVRPYAENLLHGGFAHLQLTPIFIAGIFLAASGAVMDLAMDIAASMEEVKRKHPEIHVIEHIRSGLRVGRSVIGTMTTTLLLAYSSSYIFMFMLFISQDIPPIQIFNLNYVAAEVLNTMVGSFGLVTVAPFTALIGGLVMRRN; the protein is encoded by the coding sequence ATGAAATTTAAAAATCCATCCACGCAGAAAGACCTGATCATTATCCTTTTTTTCACCCTCCTGTGCCTGATCCTCACCCAGATTAAAACCGGGTTTGAATACAATGGAAAAACAGAACGTGAAATCTACCGCCACCGGGGCGTCGTGCTTGCAACCGATAACGCAGACATCGAAGTGTTCGGCGTGGTTCATACCGGGTTCCAGCACCTGGAAGTCCGGCTGCTGGGCGGTCCGCACAATGGTCAGATCATCGAAGTCCAGAACCAGCTCTTCGGTGTGCTGGAACGGGATGAAGTCTACGCAGACGGCGACGAACTGCTCGTGCAGTATTTTCTGAACCCCGACCAAACCCCGGGCCTCGGCACCGCACGCGGCCACTATCGCATCCATCTGGAAATTACCCTGATTTCCCTCTTTGCTCTGGCATTAATTGCCGTGGCAGGCCTCACCGGATTCAAAGCCATTCTCTCTTTTGCTTTCGCCACACTCATGATCTGGAAAATCATGCTGCCGATGTTTCTTAAAGGTTTTGATCCCATCTGGGTTGCGCTCGGCGTGGTCGCCGGGCTGACCGCCTCCATCAGCTTTCTGGTCGGCGGACTCACCCGAAAAGGATTTGTCACCTTTGCCGGCGCCTTTCTCGGCCTGGCGCTCACCGCCGGTTTAGCCGTGGTGTTCGGCCGTCTTTTTCACATTCACGGCGCGGTGCGCCCCTATGCGGAAAACCTGCTGCACGGCGGATTCGCACACCTGCAGCTCACGCCTATTTTCATCGCCGGTATTTTCCTCGCCGCATCCGGAGCCGTCATGGACCTGGCCATGGATATCGCCGCATCGATGGAAGAGGTGAAACGGAAACATCCCGAAATTCACGTTATCGAACACATCCGTTCCGGCCTGCGGGTCGGCCGCTCCGTGATCGGCACCATGACCACCACACTTTTGCTGGCCTATTCGAGTTCCTACATATTCATGTTCATGCTTTTCATCAGCCAGGACATCCCGCCCATCCAGATTTTCAACCTCAACTATGTCGCAGCCGAAGTACTGAATACCATGGTCGGCAGCTTCGGCCTCGTCACTGTCGCTCCGTTCACCGCGCTTATCGGCGGATTGGTGATGCGCAGAAATTGA